In Rana temporaria chromosome 3, aRanTem1.1, whole genome shotgun sequence, a single window of DNA contains:
- the LOC120932677 gene encoding gastrotropin-like, giving the protein MAFSGKYEVESQENYDAFMKLIGIPDEKIEKGRDFKYTTEVVQNGNEITWSQLYPGHTATNKFVIGQESEIETLNGKKFKTIVRLEGGKLVVDFPKYHHTSEIVGGKLVETSVSEGVSFKRISKKVA; this is encoded by the exons ATGGCCTTCAGTGGAAAATATGAGGTTGAGTCTCAGGAGAATTATGATGCCTTCATGAAGCTCATAG GTATCCCTGATGAGAAAATTGAAAAAGGGAGGGACTTCAAGTACACTACTGAAGTAGTCCAGAATGGCAATGAGATCACATGGTCACAGCTCTACCCCGGGCATACTGCAACCAACAAGTTTGTCATTGGCCAAGAGTCTGAGATTGAAACACTGAATGGAAAGAAGTTCAAG accATTGTTAGATTGGAAGGAGGAAAGCTTGTAGTGGATTTTCCCAAATACCACCATACCTCTGAGATCGTTGGTGGAAAACTAGTAGAG aCCTCAGTGAGTGAGGGCGTCAGCTTTAAGAGAATAAGTAAGAAGGTGGCATAA